One part of the Sorangiineae bacterium MSr11954 genome encodes these proteins:
- a CDS encoding ABC transporter permease: MKPALVKPAFVKPALLRAAALVVSLVFVGAVCLLMGASPAAVAVAFWDGAFGTVDQAARVLGTLSPLLLCASGLLFTFRAGLYNLGVEGQLVVGAIAATGAASATESVLPAWAVIAVALVAGMLAGASWGVLTGVLHVFGRVSEIFAGLGMNFMAQGAALYLIFGPWKREGVASMAGTEPMDRSLWMSTFGTTDASPTALLLAIAAAVFTAVLIQRTHFGLKVRAVGQNLRSAHVLGVPAVQQLLIVFAACGVFSGLAGALQVMAVFHRLIPNVSSNLGYLALLVVMLASFDMRLVVPIAVLFSVLNVGSLRLPLALGLESSLSGVLQGALALVFLLLPRGDSGARREGT, from the coding sequence GTGAAGCCCGCGCTGGTGAAGCCCGCGTTCGTGAAACCCGCCCTGCTCCGCGCGGCCGCCCTGGTGGTTTCGCTGGTGTTCGTGGGCGCGGTGTGCCTCTTGATGGGCGCTTCGCCCGCCGCCGTGGCCGTCGCGTTCTGGGACGGTGCGTTCGGCACGGTGGATCAAGCCGCGCGCGTCCTCGGCACCCTCTCGCCGCTGCTCCTTTGTGCGAGCGGGTTGCTCTTTACGTTTCGCGCGGGCCTCTACAATTTGGGCGTGGAAGGGCAGCTGGTGGTGGGGGCCATCGCGGCCACGGGCGCGGCGAGCGCCACCGAGAGCGTCCTTCCCGCGTGGGCGGTCATCGCGGTGGCGCTCGTGGCGGGCATGCTCGCGGGCGCTTCGTGGGGCGTGCTCACTGGGGTGCTGCACGTGTTCGGTCGGGTCAGCGAGATCTTCGCGGGCCTGGGGATGAACTTCATGGCGCAAGGCGCCGCGCTTTATCTCATTTTCGGCCCGTGGAAGCGTGAAGGGGTGGCCTCGATGGCCGGCACCGAGCCGATGGATCGCTCGCTCTGGATGTCCACCTTCGGCACCACCGATGCAAGTCCAACCGCGTTGCTTTTGGCCATCGCCGCCGCCGTGTTCACCGCGGTGCTCATCCAGCGGACGCACTTTGGCCTGAAGGTGCGCGCGGTGGGGCAGAACCTGCGCTCGGCGCACGTGCTGGGCGTCCCGGCCGTGCAGCAGCTGCTCATCGTGTTCGCGGCGTGCGGCGTCTTTTCGGGGCTCGCCGGCGCCCTTCAAGTCATGGCCGTCTTTCACCGCCTGATCCCCAACGTCTCGAGCAACTTGGGCTACTTGGCGCTCTTGGTGGTCATGCTGGCCAGCTTCGACATGCGCCTGGTGGTCCCCATCGCGGTGCTCTTCAGTGTGCTCAATGTGGGGAGCCTTCGCCTGCCGCTCGCGCTCGGCCTCGAGTCCTCGCTCTCGGGCGTCCTGCAAGGGGCGCTGGCCCTCGTCTTCTTGCTTTTGCCGCGCGGCGATTCGGGCGCCCGCCGGGAAGGTACCTGA